The following are encoded together in the Streptomyces rapamycinicus NRRL 5491 genome:
- a CDS encoding caspase family protein: MTAVGDWRRTHAVIVAVEQYSGSDDWNLDGPVNDALAMRTWLTGLGVPAENIRLLASPTEGNKSAVEAADRDYRQADGHVIRKVFMEELSSLDADRLWIYWAGHGVQAPGGRWSLLYPETRDRDMRGLDALNLMTLLRTDHLPKRGVGRVTVIIDACWQALPLRTHTMVADPEWLTRKPVINKDRDIYWMRACQPGAVSKNQQGAGLFTSVLLRQLEAASAGGAAPDLDRVWQGVQDEFTRLGREEGLRQFPTVHISRGHGNGEDIPLGPPPSPLDEQQRRERGKLIHAIGALLGAQPGRAGEVVVGLCELFTTDPPDTTPPSAEELVDWALENPHGTVTLLAELSARTPVRTEIRKACHVLQNQWLTRAEYAELAGLLERLGQRGRCDLAEEGRALFGLADLPFHDPARLADALEELLPKPDRLPQLLRVVERFAAVDDGPVAADLRAWSLGCAERLGLKGQLMERRGEATEYAEAVKAAGLAEDQGGPPGGSRGSIQIRLHPSSGPGQRRRYEVWARRGEDVHALAKVDTPASLDEIRGGLEALLSAQIYTPDTLVEFFVSATDLELAVHQWQFAQPVKRHLGTDYPVVMRCTEFREPQRHDLWKRRWSRVGTAGTQELRWLPGHMDCGEVYRVVQQSMDTPGALTTTPSRARADLFNACLFGGVPVLIWHGEAEPSIAEDEIRELLGAERPLRSLPQRLRELRSDSDPYKSHHGSHMALLWDDPHRPLPDQLDLSAP, from the coding sequence GTGACAGCGGTGGGCGACTGGCGCCGCACCCACGCCGTGATCGTGGCGGTCGAGCAGTACAGCGGCAGCGACGACTGGAACCTCGACGGTCCGGTGAACGACGCGCTCGCGATGCGGACCTGGCTGACCGGGCTCGGCGTGCCGGCGGAGAACATCCGTCTGCTGGCCTCGCCCACGGAAGGGAACAAGTCCGCCGTGGAAGCGGCGGACCGCGACTACCGCCAGGCGGACGGCCACGTCATCCGTAAGGTCTTCATGGAGGAGCTGAGCTCCCTCGACGCGGACCGGCTGTGGATCTACTGGGCGGGACACGGCGTACAGGCCCCGGGAGGCCGCTGGAGCCTGCTGTACCCGGAGACCCGGGACCGGGACATGCGGGGTCTCGACGCGCTGAACCTGATGACGCTGCTGCGCACCGACCATCTGCCGAAGCGGGGCGTGGGCCGGGTCACGGTGATCATCGACGCCTGCTGGCAGGCCCTTCCGCTCCGCACCCACACGATGGTCGCCGACCCGGAGTGGCTCACCAGGAAGCCGGTGATCAACAAGGACCGCGATATCTACTGGATGCGCGCCTGCCAGCCCGGGGCGGTGTCCAAGAACCAGCAGGGCGCGGGCCTGTTCACCTCCGTGCTGTTACGGCAGCTCGAGGCGGCCTCCGCCGGCGGCGCGGCGCCGGACCTCGACCGGGTGTGGCAGGGGGTCCAGGACGAATTCACGCGGCTGGGCCGGGAAGAGGGCCTGCGCCAGTTCCCGACCGTGCACATCAGCAGGGGACACGGGAACGGTGAGGACATCCCGCTCGGCCCGCCCCCATCGCCGCTGGACGAGCAGCAGCGGCGGGAGCGCGGCAAGCTGATCCACGCGATCGGCGCGCTGCTGGGGGCGCAGCCCGGTCGTGCGGGGGAGGTCGTCGTCGGGCTCTGCGAGCTGTTCACCACCGACCCGCCGGACACGACGCCTCCCTCGGCCGAGGAGCTGGTCGACTGGGCGCTGGAGAACCCGCACGGCACCGTCACCCTCCTCGCGGAGCTCAGCGCCCGGACCCCGGTCCGCACGGAGATCCGCAAGGCGTGCCACGTCCTGCAGAACCAGTGGCTGACCCGCGCCGAGTACGCGGAGCTGGCCGGGCTGCTGGAGCGGCTGGGGCAGCGGGGGCGGTGCGACCTCGCCGAGGAGGGCCGGGCGCTGTTCGGCCTGGCCGATCTGCCGTTCCACGATCCGGCCCGGCTCGCCGACGCGCTGGAGGAACTGCTGCCCAAACCGGACCGCCTTCCCCAACTGCTCAGGGTCGTGGAGCGCTTCGCGGCCGTCGACGACGGGCCGGTCGCCGCCGATCTGCGCGCCTGGTCGCTGGGGTGCGCCGAACGGCTGGGGCTCAAGGGCCAGCTGATGGAGCGGCGCGGCGAGGCCACCGAGTACGCCGAGGCCGTCAAGGCGGCCGGGCTCGCCGAGGACCAAGGGGGACCTCCCGGCGGCAGCCGGGGGAGCATCCAGATCCGGCTCCACCCGTCCAGCGGGCCCGGACAGCGGCGCAGGTACGAGGTGTGGGCGCGGCGCGGCGAGGACGTGCACGCCCTGGCCAAGGTGGACACCCCCGCCTCCCTGGACGAGATACGGGGCGGCCTCGAAGCCCTGCTGAGCGCCCAGATCTACACCCCGGACACCCTGGTGGAGTTCTTCGTCTCCGCCACCGACCTCGAACTGGCCGTACACCAATGGCAGTTCGCCCAGCCGGTCAAGCGCCACCTGGGCACGGACTATCCGGTCGTCATGCGCTGCACCGAATTCCGCGAACCCCAGCGCCACGATCTGTGGAAGCGCCGCTGGAGCCGGGTCGGCACCGCCGGCACCCAGGAGCTGCGCTGGCTGCCGGGCCATATGGACTGCGGTGAGGTGTACCGCGTCGTCCAGCAGTCCATGGACACACCCGGCGCGCTGACGACCACCCCCTCGCGGGCCCGTGCGGACCTCTTCAACGCCTGTCTGTTCGGCGGGGTACCCGTCCTCATATGGCACGGCGAGGCGGAACCGTCCATAGCGGAGGACGAGATACGCGAGCTGCTCGGCGCGGAGCGGCCCCTGCGCTCCCTACCCCAGCGGCTGCGTGAACTCCGCTCCGACAGCGACCCCTACAAGAGCCACCACGGCAGCCATATGGCCCTCCTGTGGGACGATCCGCACCGCCCGCTCCCCGACCAACTCGACCTGTCCGCACCCTGA